Genomic DNA from Thermosipho ferrireducens:
AAGAAAAAATTTTGATGAAGCCATTAAAGAGGGTCTAATCAAGATAGTAGGCAAAGAAATCGATAGCGCCTATTACGAAAAAGTTTTAAATCTATCACTCAACAATGACAACATAGATAAAGAAATTAAAATTGTCTACACACCTCTTAACGGCACGGGAAATATCCCCGTTCGTCACATCTTGAAAGAACGTGGATTTAAAAATGTATTTGTAGTAAAGGAGCAGGAATTACCTGATCCTGATTTCAAAACTGTAGGATATCCAAACCCTGAAGACATTAAGGCATTTAAATTATCCCTCGAACTTGCTAAAAACGTCGATGCAGATATAATCCTTGCAACAGATCCAGATTGTGACAGATTGGCCGTAATGGTAAAACACAATAACGAATATATAAGCCTAAACGGAAACCAAACTGGTGCAATCTTAATCAACTATCTGCTCAGCGAAAGAAAAAAACGAGGTTTACTCTCTGATAAAAGCATAATTATAAAATCAATAGTTACCGGAGAACTTGGAAAACAGATTGCAAAAGAATTTGGAGTAGAAACTTTTGAAACTCTCACAGGGTTCAAAAACATCTGTGGACTTGAAAATAGATTAGAAAAAGAAGGCCATCAATTTGAATTTGGTTATGAAGAAAGTATTGGATTTGTCACTGGTAATTTTGTGCGCGATAAAGATGGTGTAATTTCCTCCATGATTTTAGCTGAGGCAGCTGCTTTTTACAAAAAACAGGGAAAAACACTTATAGATGTTTTAAATGACTTATACGAAAAATATGGTTATTATCTTGAAAATAATTTCTCTCTTATTTATGAAGGATTAGAAGGTATGGAAAAGATTAAAAACATCATGAAAATTTACAGAGAAAATTTCCCAAAAGAAATTTCTGGCCTCAAACTAACAAAATACATAGATTATTTAACAGGCATAATTTACAATGCTAACGGAAATGAAATAGGAAAAGTAAATCAAAAGCATATACCAGCTTCAAACGTATTGAGGTTCTTCCTTGAAGATGGTTCCTGGTATGCGGTAAGACCTTCTGGTACAGAACCAAAGTTGAAAGTATACATCTACTCTTTCGACCACAGCAGAGAAAATTCTACAAGAAAATTAAGCGAAATAGAAAAAGCCTTTAAAAAAACTATAGGAGAATAAAAAAGCGTGCCTTAAAAGGCACGCTTTTTTCTTTCAATTAATTATTTGTTTACTTTTTCCTTCAATGCCTTACCTGGTTTAAACTTTGGAACCTTTCTTGCAGGAATTTTAATTTTCTCTCTTGTTCTTGGATTTACACCAGTTCTTGCAGCTGCTTTTCTTACTTCAAATGTACCAAAATCTACAAGCTGAACTTTCTCCCCCTTAGCAAGTGCCTCAGAAATAGCTTCAAAAACAGCATCTACAACTACTTTAATATCTTTCTTCTTTAACCCCGTTACCTTTTCAGCCACTGCATTAACAAGTTCCTTTTTACTCATATCTTTCCCTCCCTTTTAAAAAGTGATATCAAATACGCTTATAATATAGCATTTTTTAACCAAGTATTGCAAGAAGCGCATATATAAACGTTTTGAGTGATTTATAATGAAACAAAGAAATATTTGAAGATTTTTTTACTTATTAAACTCTCGTCGATAAAAATCGTCGATAATCCTTGCTATTTCGAATTTTGTCTTATTTTCAGAAGAAATTACCAGATCAGCGTGTTGAGAAAATACTTTGTGAACATTTTCGTATATCTTTTCCATATCTTTTATTTTTTGAGATACCTTTTTTATTCTCTGAATAAATTTATCTTTGGAAATTTTTATATATACTATTTTTCCTTCAAACAGACTTATGTTGGAAACAACACCCAGACAAACAACTATCTTTTTGTCAAACTTTTTGAATCGCTTTAATAAACGTCCCTCAACGTGCTGAAGTTCCACAAAACCGTTATCTCTAAGAACTCTGTTGAATCCTTTTTGAAGTTCCACTGAAATAAGATCATCAAAATCTATTACATCATAGCCAAAATCTCCTTTTAAAATCTCTCCCACAGCCGACTTTCCAGAGCCTGGAAGTCCTGTAACATACAACGGCAATTTTATCCCCCCATTATCCCTTTAATATTTTTACATATACTTTTCTTCGCCTTGGTCCATCAAACTCACAAAAATAGATCCCCTGCCACGTTCCAAGCAGTAATTGTCCGTTTTCTACTATTAAACTTATACTTGGACCTATTAGCGAAGATTTTACATGAGAGTCGGAATTTCCCTCAAGATGCGTATAACCCCAGTTTGGAGGTACAATCTTTTTTAAAGTGTTTTCTAAATCTCTCTTTACTGAAGGATCTGCATTTTCATTAATAGTTATACCTGCGGTGGTATGTGGAACAAAAATTATACATATTCCTGAATTAATTCCCGCTTCTCTTATTAAACGTTCTATATCAGCTGTTATATCAACAAACTGGTTTCTGGCAGTGGTATTAACTTCCAAAGTGTAAACCACAAAATCCCCCCTAAATCATAAAACCTATGTGAAGCATAAATTTCTTACCTTTTTTATAGAATTATAACACAATTAAGCAGAATTATTACGTTACTAATTAAGGGATCTTATTCCCTATTGTCATTCCGAACGAACGTGAGGAGGATGTCATCCCGAGGAGCGTGAAGACGAAGGATCTTTTCCATTGTCATTCCGAGCAGAGCGAGGAATCTTGATCTTTTACCAACCTCGCTAATCTTGCCAACTCTCGCTAACTCTCGCCGGTTATAAGATTCCTCGTCGCTCCCGCTCCTCGGAATGACATGAGTGGAGAGCCAATCCTCGCTAAATCAAGATTCCTCACCCTTCGGATTCGGAATGACAGAGTGGGGGATACCTCACCCTTCGGGTTCGGAATGACATGAAGAGGAGGCTAACCTCGCCAACTCTCGCGAGATCCTTCGTCGTTTCACTCCTCAGGACAGGCCTTGCTAATTACAAGATTCTTCGCACTCCGTGCTCAGAATGACAAAAAAAGAATGTCATCCCGAGGAACGAAGTGACGAGGGATCTTTTCCTTATTGTCATTCCGAACGCATGTGAGGAATCTTGTTTTTTTACTAACACTCGCCAATCTCGCCAACCTTGCCAACTAAGTATAATTTCACGCAAAAACTCGAATCGTTAAGAAAAGTTCAAATATTTTTCGGATATCTACTCCACGTTAATATAATCATGTTCACAAAACACTTTTTTGATTAAAGTATAAATGTTAAAATTGATGTTAGCTTATACAACCTTGAAAGGAGGGCATAAAAAATGTGGAAACATGTAAAAAACACAGATCCTGAAATATACGAAGTTATCCTGAAAGAATGGGAAAGACAGGAATACGGTTTAGAACTTATCGCCTCAGAAAATTTCGCATCTTTAGCGGTAATAGAAGCCATGGGAAGTTTACTTACCAACAAATACGCAGAAGGATATCCAGGAAGAAGATATTACGGTGGCTGTGAATGGGTGGACGTTGCCGAAAAATTAGCAAGAGATAGAGCTAAACAACTTTTCAACGTAAAATACGCAAATGTACAACCACATTCAGGTTCACAGGCAAATATGGGGGCCTATTTCGCCATAGCCGAAACAGGTGCCACACTTATGGGAATGTCACTTAGCCACGGAGGACATCTCACCCATGGTGCAGAAGTCAATTTTTCAGGAAGAATTTATAAAGTCGTTCCATATGGTGTTGATCCTGAAACAGAAGTGATTAATTATGACCAGGTACGTGATATTGCCTTAACTCACAAACCAAAAATAATAGTTGCAGGTGGAAGTGCTTATTCTCGAATAATTGATTTTAAAAAGTTCAGAGAAATAGCAGACGAAGTAGGCGCCTATCTTGTTGTTGACATGGCCCATTTTGCAGGGCTCGTGGCTGCTGGAATCTATCCTAATCCTGCAGAATATGCCCACATAGTTACAAGTACAACTCATAAAACTCTAAGAGGTCCAAGAGGCGGTATGATTCTTACAAACGATAAAGACTTATACAAAGCCATTAATAAAAGTATATTCCCTGGAATTCAAGGCGGACCACTCATGCATGTAATAGCCGCCAAAGCTGTTTGTTTCAAGGAAGCTCTCACAGAAGAATTTAAAGAGTATCAAAAGCAGGTGGTTAAAAACGCTAAAACACTTGCAAAAGAACTTGAAAAGCGCGGACTAAGAATAGTATCTGGTGGTACAGATACACACTTAATGCTTGTTGATTTAACTCCTATAAATGTTACAGGAAAGGCTGCTGAAATTGCTCTTGGAAAATGCCACATTACAGTAAACAAAAATACTATTCCAAATGAAACACGTTCTCCATTCATAGCAAGTGGAATAAGACTCGGAACTCCCGCTCTTACTACAAGAGGAATGAAAGAAGCAGAAATGGAGGAAATTGCAGAATTGATCGTAACTGTTCTTAAAAATGTAAAAGACGAGGAAGGAAATGTCGACGAATCAGTCATAGAAAAAGTTTCCGCTCAAGTCCTGAATCTCTGTAAAAAATTCCCGTTGTATGAGGGAAAAATAACCCTGAGTTAATAATTATCAAAATGGCTCCTGGATTTCAGGAGCCATTTTCTTTATATTCCCTATATTCTCCATATTTCTATTTACGCAAAATAGGCAAACAACGCAGACAGTGCAAAGGAAACTCCTGTAAGAAATAACAATCTCCATCCCAGTTTATTACTTGCTATTTGCTTTTTTAAATTACGTTTTCTCATAGATCGCAAACCCACTTCAAAAAATATGATGGCGCCAATTAACAATACTACAGCTGATATGAAAAAAATATTTGATACTATTTTCATAAAGCCTACTCCTTTACAAACTCACATTGAGTCTTGGCCTATTTGGATCAGGAAGCTGGTTAGCTGTGTTTCCTATCTTTTTCATAGCTTCACGCCACACTTCCAAAAGCTCTGATACAAGTGAGCGCACCTCTTCCAGTAATTTTTTATCTTTTTTCACATTGGCATCAACAAGCACTCTGAACATATAATTGTAAAGCGCACGTAAGTTCTGGGCTATCTCTCCACCTTTTTGCATATCAAGAGAAAGATTTAATTCTGTAATTATATCCTGACACTTTGTAATAGCTTCATTTGCTTCAACAAAATTCCTCTCATCGATAGATTTACCAGCCTGCTCTAATAACTCTATAGCTCTAACGTAAAGAAGTTCTATAAGTTTTGCAGGGCTTGCAGTTCTTACCATTTGTTCTGTATAATCCATCTTTTCACCTTCCCTTCAAACACACTTCTCAATTATTCATTTCAATAGAATTTAAAACGTTTTTAAAATATCCTCTGTAATATTTCAAAACTATTGGAATCTTATTCTGAAGTAAATCGGAAAGTTCTATCAAATCCTTAGTCTCAAGAGCTTTAACAAATTCACTTAGTATATTCATAACTTCCACTTCTTCTATATTATTCTCAAAATCTGCGGGAGTCAGTCCCGTTAATTTTATAGCATTTGTTCTCAGATTTTCCATAGCAGAGATTCCTTCGGCGAGGTTATTTATGTTATCAAATCCTTCTCTATTTCCGAGCATGACTTCTTTT
This window encodes:
- a CDS encoding phospho-sugar mutase produces the protein MNFLEKYKSWLNDPAIDENTKNELKVIKNNEEEIKERFYKELEFGTAGLRGKIGAGTNRMNIYTVSKATQGLAELINSKGENYASRGVVIAFDVRHYSKEFARTAAEVLAGNNIKVYLFEDIRPTPELSFAVRYLKATAGIVITASHNPPEYNGYKVYWEEGSQILDDIATPIQENIKKIKNFGLIKRKNFDEAIKEGLIKIVGKEIDSAYYEKVLNLSLNNDNIDKEIKIVYTPLNGTGNIPVRHILKERGFKNVFVVKEQELPDPDFKTVGYPNPEDIKAFKLSLELAKNVDADIILATDPDCDRLAVMVKHNNEYISLNGNQTGAILINYLLSERKKRGLLSDKSIIIKSIVTGELGKQIAKEFGVETFETLTGFKNICGLENRLEKEGHQFEFGYEESIGFVTGNFVRDKDGVISSMILAEAAAFYKKQGKTLIDVLNDLYEKYGYYLENNFSLIYEGLEGMEKIKNIMKIYRENFPKEISGLKLTKYIDYLTGIIYNANGNEIGKVNQKHIPASNVLRFFLEDGSWYAVRPSGTEPKLKVYIYSFDHSRENSTRKLSEIEKAFKKTIGE
- the hup gene encoding DNA-binding protein HU, whose protein sequence is MSKKELVNAVAEKVTGLKKKDIKVVVDAVFEAISEALAKGEKVQLVDFGTFEVRKAAARTGVNPRTREKIKIPARKVPKFKPGKALKEKVNK
- a CDS encoding shikimate kinase yields the protein MPLYVTGLPGSGKSAVGEILKGDFGYDVIDFDDLISVELQKGFNRVLRDNGFVELQHVEGRLLKRFKKFDKKIVVCLGVVSNISLFEGKIVYIKISKDKFIQRIKKVSQKIKDMEKIYENVHKVFSQHADLVISSENKTKFEIARIIDDFYRREFNK
- a CDS encoding secondary thiamine-phosphate synthase enzyme YjbQ, coding for MVYTLEVNTTARNQFVDITADIERLIREAGINSGICIIFVPHTTAGITINENADPSVKRDLENTLKKIVPPNWGYTHLEGNSDSHVKSSLIGPSISLIVENGQLLLGTWQGIYFCEFDGPRRRKVYVKILKG
- the glyA gene encoding serine hydroxymethyltransferase, whose protein sequence is MWKHVKNTDPEIYEVILKEWERQEYGLELIASENFASLAVIEAMGSLLTNKYAEGYPGRRYYGGCEWVDVAEKLARDRAKQLFNVKYANVQPHSGSQANMGAYFAIAETGATLMGMSLSHGGHLTHGAEVNFSGRIYKVVPYGVDPETEVINYDQVRDIALTHKPKIIVAGGSAYSRIIDFKKFREIADEVGAYLVVDMAHFAGLVAAGIYPNPAEYAHIVTSTTHKTLRGPRGGMILTNDKDLYKAINKSIFPGIQGGPLMHVIAAKAVCFKEALTEEFKEYQKQVVKNAKTLAKELEKRGLRIVSGGTDTHLMLVDLTPINVTGKAAEIALGKCHITVNKNTIPNETRSPFIASGIRLGTPALTTRGMKEAEMEEIAELIVTVLKNVKDEEGNVDESVIEKVSAQVLNLCKKFPLYEGKITLS
- the fliS gene encoding flagellar export chaperone FliS; its protein translation is MDYTEQMVRTASPAKLIELLYVRAIELLEQAGKSIDERNFVEANEAITKCQDIITELNLSLDMQKGGEIAQNLRALYNYMFRVLVDANVKKDKKLLEEVRSLVSELLEVWREAMKKIGNTANQLPDPNRPRLNVSL